In Shewanella sp. VB17, a single genomic region encodes these proteins:
- a CDS encoding GspE/PulE family protein — translation MIDANTLLLDKFLVSQSDLDKAAIFQKKYAGRLEHILINMGSLSEDILPQYYAEILGLNILSSDKYQALNINVVKELSINQQLIFFNWIAVDKGDNDHEFMIIASDPFSADANQFISQQQLTIELLVASDEQIQALKILYQQTNANSIPASEELSDFEEDRLRELAGEAPTVNLLNSLISRGLKARASDMHLEPIGNRYRVRFRIDGVLKEADWIPPRMRLPVASRLKILSGMDIAEKRRPQDGKIAMKISNEDLDIRVSVLPLHDGESIVMRFLRQDAINYSMEMLGLSTDIEKYIREDIEKTAGVILLTGPTGSGKTTSLYTFLNAINNETVKIITLEDPVEYQLEGINQVQIQSSIGFDFSAGLRSVVRQDPDVIMLGEIRDQETAQIAMQSALTGHLVFSTVHTNDASSAYTRLLDLGAEEYLLNAAIVSIIAQRLVRKLCSHCSEPDDDQQQNISKYCLQPLANAYGVDIKLHKAKGCEHCSNTGYRGRIGIIEYLRCDDAIKALPKDENFPSHAIRLNQERGGRTLMQDGFIKAINSQTTIEEVIRVAG, via the coding sequence ATGATTGACGCTAACACCTTATTACTGGATAAGTTCCTAGTATCTCAGTCTGATTTAGATAAAGCTGCCATATTTCAAAAAAAATATGCTGGTCGCCTTGAACATATTTTAATTAATATGGGATCTTTATCTGAAGATATTTTACCTCAATATTATGCTGAAATTTTAGGGTTAAACATTCTTAGTAGTGATAAATATCAAGCGCTTAATATTAATGTTGTTAAAGAACTTTCTATTAATCAACAGCTTATTTTTTTTAATTGGATCGCAGTAGATAAAGGAGATAATGATCACGAGTTTATGATTATAGCAAGTGATCCATTTTCTGCTGATGCTAACCAATTTATTAGTCAACAGCAATTAACGATAGAATTATTGGTTGCTTCTGATGAACAAATACAAGCATTAAAAATCCTATACCAGCAAACGAACGCTAACTCTATTCCAGCCAGTGAAGAGTTATCTGATTTTGAAGAAGATAGACTTAGAGAACTCGCAGGTGAAGCACCTACTGTGAACCTCCTTAATTCTTTAATTTCAAGGGGGTTAAAGGCGCGTGCTTCTGATATGCATCTAGAACCTATAGGTAATCGATACAGAGTAAGGTTTAGAATTGATGGCGTGTTAAAAGAAGCGGATTGGATCCCTCCTAGAATGCGTCTTCCAGTCGCATCTCGATTAAAAATACTTTCAGGGATGGATATTGCTGAAAAGCGTCGCCCTCAAGATGGTAAGATTGCCATGAAAATTTCGAATGAAGATCTTGATATTCGGGTATCGGTATTACCCTTGCATGATGGCGAAAGTATCGTGATGCGTTTCCTTAGGCAGGATGCAATCAACTACAGTATGGAGATGTTAGGACTTTCTACAGACATTGAAAAGTATATTCGTGAAGATATCGAAAAAACAGCCGGGGTTATTCTTCTAACTGGCCCTACAGGCTCAGGTAAAACGACGAGTCTATATACCTTTTTGAATGCGATTAATAATGAAACAGTGAAGATTATTACTCTTGAAGATCCGGTTGAATATCAGTTAGAAGGCATTAATCAGGTACAAATTCAATCTAGTATAGGCTTTGATTTTTCAGCAGGGTTACGCAGTGTTGTTCGTCAAGATCCAGATGTTATCATGTTGGGTGAAATTAGAGATCAAGAGACGGCTCAAATTGCCATGCAATCAGCTTTGACTGGCCACTTAGTCTTTTCAACTGTTCATACTAATGATGCATCTAGTGCGTATACTCGATTACTGGACCTCGGTGCTGAAGAATATTTATTAAATGCAGCTATTGTGTCAATTATTGCTCAACGGTTAGTTAGAAAATTATGTTCTCATTGCAGTGAACCTGACGACGACCAGCAGCAGAATATTTCCAAATACTGTCTACAGCCTTTAGCGAATGCTTATGGTGTTGATATTAAGTTGCATAAGGCTAAGGGGTGTGAACATTGTTCGAATACGGGTTATCGTGGCCGTATAGGAATTATTGAATATCTTAGATGTGATGATGCGATTAAGGCCTTACCTAAAGATGAAAATTTTCCAAGTCACGCCATTCGTTTAAATCAAGAACGTGGTGGACGAACCCTAATGCAAGATGGGTTTATTAAGGCGATTAATAGCCAAACGACAATTGAAGAAGTCATTCGGGTTGCTGGATAA
- a CDS encoding acetyltransferase, with product MKSLAILGASGHGKVLADIALVNGFESIQFFDDCYPELQQLETWPISGNTDTLLASVQSFSAVIVGIGHNQTRLAKQTTLENAGAIMATLIHPKAIVSQFASIKPGSVVMAGAVLSAFATLGRANIINTAATVDHDCKLADGVHISPGANLAGAVSVGTCTWVGLGACVIQCLKIGANVIVGAGSTVIHSTIDNIMVVGSPAKQSTSLL from the coding sequence ATGAAGTCTTTAGCCATTCTTGGTGCGAGTGGTCATGGTAAAGTATTGGCCGATATTGCATTAGTTAATGGCTTTGAATCAATTCAATTCTTTGATGACTGTTACCCTGAGTTACAACAACTTGAAACTTGGCCTATATCCGGTAATACAGATACCTTATTGGCAAGTGTGCAAAGCTTTAGCGCTGTCATCGTCGGTATCGGGCATAATCAAACCCGTTTAGCAAAACAAACCACGTTGGAAAATGCTGGTGCAATTATGGCGACGTTAATTCATCCTAAGGCGATTGTGAGCCAGTTTGCTTCGATAAAACCGGGCAGCGTGGTTATGGCTGGTGCGGTGTTAAGCGCTTTTGCTACTCTAGGGCGAGCGAATATTATTAATACGGCTGCTACCGTTGATCACGATTGCAAATTGGCTGATGGAGTACATATTAGTCCAGGTGCTAATTTAGCGGGTGCGGTTAGCGTGGGTACTTGCACTTGGGTTGGATTGGGTGCTTGCGTTATTCAGTGTTTAAAAATAGGTGCGAATGTTATCGTTGGAGCTGGTTCAACTGTTATTCATTCAACGATAGATAATATTATGGTGGTTGGTTCGCCTGCGAAACAATCCACCTCATTACTTTAA
- the gspG gene encoding type II secretion system major pseudopilin GspG, giving the protein MNQIKESGFTLIELLIVIVILGLLMSLVAPTMFSKVGSTKTKTAAVQMEMIATALDTYRLDLGDYPIKLNELRSSAKPSWDGPYLPKDVPLDPWNNPYIYTVPGENGQPYSMLSYGKDGIAAGEGENADVVYQ; this is encoded by the coding sequence ATGAATCAAATTAAAGAAAGTGGATTTACTTTAATAGAATTGTTAATTGTTATTGTTATCTTAGGCCTATTGATGTCTTTGGTTGCTCCAACGATGTTTTCAAAAGTAGGATCAACAAAAACAAAAACAGCTGCCGTTCAGATGGAAATGATAGCAACGGCGTTGGATACTTACCGTTTAGATCTTGGCGATTACCCAATAAAGTTGAATGAACTCAGAAGCTCTGCTAAGCCTTCTTGGGATGGGCCATATTTACCCAAAGATGTGCCATTAGATCCTTGGAATAATCCATACATCTATACAGTACCAGGTGAAAATGGACAGCCTTATTCAATGTTGTCATATGGTAAAGATGGAATTGCTGCTGGTGAAGGTGAAAATGCAGATGTTGTTTACCAATGA
- a CDS encoding nucleoside-diphosphate sugar epimerase/dehydratase has translation MDFFQVLFSLNRTNKRLVSVGIDTVCLLVSFWLAIMVRTDSVSPLADHGYWVLITLVWPISILAFVKFGLYRAVLRYLSLQALTAILFGVLVSTVSLVFISYFAHLGLPRTVPIIYAAFALVLIGGSRGVIRAAVGSGMKREGEPVIIYGAGVSGRQLVTALAQSHEYYPFAFVDDDIRTHGSVIQGVYVHSPSIMRKLIKQKQATKVLLAIPSASRSRRKEILLSLEPLAVQVLTLPAMADLVSGNKLYSDIKEVDIDDLLGRDAVSPREDLLKDNITDKVVMVTGAGGSIGSELCRQILKQSPKKLILFDLSEFALYSIEKELSVMTQEIGLNIQICPILGSVQKENRIQAVMQAFEVQTVYHAAAYKHVPLVEHNVVEGVRNNVFGTLYTARAAITAKVETFVLISTDKAVRPTNVMGTTKRIAELTLQALAKESHSTRFCMVRFGNVLGSSGSVVPLFRKQIASGGPVTVTHPEITRYFMTIPEASQLVIQAGAMGKGGDVFVLDMGESVKIIDLAAKMIRLSGFEVRDTVNPDGDITIEFSGLRPGEKLYEELLIGDDVTGTEHERIMTANEAYLSWDELEVILSKLDMACHEFNHELIRDILLKTPTGFNPTDGICDLVWQQHTIVNDDCVIPSGNKVVPLVS, from the coding sequence ATGGATTTTTTTCAGGTGTTATTTTCTTTAAATCGAACCAATAAACGACTCGTTAGTGTAGGGATCGATACGGTATGTCTACTGGTATCATTTTGGCTAGCAATAATGGTACGCACCGATTCGGTTAGTCCATTGGCTGATCACGGGTACTGGGTATTGATTACTTTGGTTTGGCCTATCAGCATTTTGGCATTTGTTAAGTTCGGTTTATACCGGGCTGTGTTGAGGTATTTAAGTTTACAAGCTTTAACGGCTATTCTTTTTGGTGTGCTGGTATCAACCGTTAGTTTGGTGTTTATTTCTTATTTTGCTCATTTAGGCTTACCTCGTACGGTGCCGATTATTTATGCCGCTTTTGCTTTAGTGCTAATTGGTGGTTCCAGAGGTGTGATTCGTGCGGCTGTTGGTTCTGGAATGAAACGTGAGGGGGAGCCTGTTATTATCTATGGGGCCGGGGTTAGTGGTCGTCAATTGGTCACTGCCTTAGCTCAAAGTCATGAATATTATCCTTTTGCGTTTGTTGATGATGATATAAGAACACATGGTAGTGTTATTCAAGGTGTTTATGTTCACTCTCCTTCAATTATGCGTAAACTGATTAAGCAAAAACAAGCAACTAAAGTACTACTTGCAATACCCAGTGCCTCACGCTCACGCAGAAAAGAAATCTTACTTTCACTGGAGCCGTTAGCGGTTCAAGTACTAACATTACCTGCTATGGCAGATTTAGTTAGTGGTAATAAGTTGTATAGTGATATTAAGGAAGTTGATATTGACGATCTTTTAGGGCGTGATGCCGTGTCTCCTAGGGAAGACCTCCTTAAAGATAATATCACTGATAAAGTGGTCATGGTGACAGGGGCTGGTGGTTCCATCGGATCTGAATTATGCCGCCAAATTTTAAAGCAGTCTCCTAAAAAGCTGATATTATTTGATTTATCTGAGTTCGCTTTATATTCAATTGAAAAAGAATTATCTGTAATGACACAAGAAATAGGGTTAAATATTCAAATTTGCCCTATTTTAGGCTCAGTGCAAAAAGAAAACCGAATTCAAGCTGTGATGCAAGCATTTGAAGTTCAAACTGTTTATCATGCTGCCGCCTATAAGCATGTGCCTTTAGTTGAACATAATGTGGTAGAAGGGGTACGGAATAATGTATTTGGTACCCTGTATACAGCAAGAGCGGCTATTACTGCTAAAGTTGAAACTTTTGTATTAATTTCTACCGATAAAGCGGTGCGTCCGACGAATGTGATGGGGACAACAAAGCGTATCGCTGAACTTACATTGCAGGCTTTGGCAAAGGAATCTCACTCGACACGTTTTTGTATGGTTCGCTTTGGTAATGTTCTTGGATCATCAGGCTCTGTTGTCCCATTATTTAGAAAGCAGATCGCATCGGGCGGTCCCGTCACAGTGACTCATCCTGAAATCACTCGTTATTTTATGACCATACCTGAAGCTTCTCAGCTTGTGATACAAGCAGGGGCTATGGGGAAAGGTGGTGATGTGTTTGTCTTGGATATGGGGGAGTCAGTTAAAATCATAGACCTTGCAGCTAAAATGATTCGTTTGAGTGGTTTTGAAGTTAGGGATACGGTAAACCCAGATGGTGATATTACAATTGAGTTCAGTGGCTTACGTCCAGGTGAAAAGCTGTATGAAGAGCTGTTAATTGGTGATGATGTCACTGGTACGGAGCATGAGCGGATAATGACGGCCAATGAAGCTTATCTTTCATGGGATGAATTAGAAGTGATTCTTAGTAAATTAGATATGGCATGTCATGAATTTAATCATGAGTTAATACGTGACATCTTGCTAAAAACACCTACTGGTTTTAATCCAACTGATGGAATTTGTGACTTAGTATGGCAGCAACATACTATCGTTAATGATGATTGTGTCATTCCATCTGGTAATAAAGTTGTTCCTTTAGTGTCTTAA
- a CDS encoding glycosyltransferase, whose product MTLVSVYLITQNRSRLLKRAIESVFKQDYLAIELIVVDDASTDDTSEIVEALQQQYSFIYLKNETISGACFSRNRAITTASGYYITGLDDDDYFYSNRVSQLVSAYDEKYAFVCANVQELMNSGELIDRNFGYQSGEFGLDKMLNYNLVGNQVLTTKAKFEEIGGFDVNMPAFQDYDTWIRLLRYHPLALKISARNYVLDTDHGGVRISSSNKKKLKGYNMFIDKNLDILSKQQLKSMQVMKCKISGKRFGLLDFFAYIHKNNYKSVINLYLVRNMPWIRAEYR is encoded by the coding sequence ATGACATTAGTAAGTGTCTATTTGATAACACAGAATAGAAGTAGACTTCTTAAACGGGCTATAGAGTCTGTATTTAAACAGGATTACTTGGCAATTGAGCTGATTGTTGTAGATGATGCATCGACTGATGATACATCAGAGATAGTGGAAGCATTACAGCAGCAATATAGTTTCATTTATTTAAAAAATGAGACTATATCTGGTGCATGCTTTTCTCGTAATAGAGCGATAACCACAGCTAGTGGCTATTATATTACAGGGTTAGACGATGATGATTATTTTTATAGTAACCGTGTTTCGCAATTAGTCTCCGCATACGATGAAAAATATGCTTTTGTGTGTGCTAATGTACAAGAGTTGATGAATAGCGGTGAACTTATTGATCGTAATTTTGGGTATCAGTCGGGTGAATTTGGCTTAGATAAAATGCTAAATTATAATTTGGTGGGCAATCAAGTACTCACGACCAAAGCAAAGTTTGAGGAAATTGGTGGCTTTGATGTCAATATGCCAGCCTTTCAAGATTATGACACTTGGATTCGTTTATTACGCTATCACCCATTAGCATTAAAAATTTCGGCGAGAAATTATGTATTAGATACTGATCATGGTGGTGTGAGAATATCCTCAAGCAATAAAAAAAAGCTTAAAGGGTATAATATGTTTATAGATAAAAATTTAGATATATTATCTAAACAGCAGTTAAAGTCTATGCAGGTAATGAAGTGTAAAATATCCGGAAAAAGGTTTGGATTATTGGATTTTTTTGCTTATATCCATAAGAATAACTATAAATCTGTTATTAATCTGTATTTGGTTCGGAATATGCCTTGGATTAGAGCTGAATATCGATAG
- a CDS encoding DegT/DnrJ/EryC1/StrS aminotransferase family protein — protein MLNSSFSPWPSFTQDEANAVSRVILSNKVNYWTGTECREFEKEFATFAGTDYAITLSNGTLALDIALKALDIGIGDEVVTTPRTFLASASSIVTSGAIPVFADVDLNSQNITADTIETVLTPNTKAVIVVHLAGMPAEMDAIMALSKKHGFYVIEDCAQAHGAKYKGRSVGSIGHIGAWSFCQDKIMTTGGEGGMVTTNDKSLWSTMWSYKDHGKSFDAVYNREHPAGFRWLHESFGTNWRMTEMQAAVGRIQLTRMSDWTAKRQANAKQLDLAVSDLPIIQCIKVPDYIEHAQYKHYMFIKPHLLKEGWTRDNIVAAINANNVPVYQGSCSEVYLEKAFDDTGWRPKIRLCNAKELGETSLMFLVHPTLTATEIALTCRVIRQVLQEASINH, from the coding sequence GTGCTCAATTCCTCATTTTCACCTTGGCCGTCTTTTACACAAGATGAGGCTAATGCGGTTAGCCGCGTTATATTATCAAATAAAGTGAACTATTGGACTGGCACTGAATGTCGTGAATTTGAAAAAGAATTTGCTACTTTTGCTGGTACTGATTATGCAATTACCTTGAGCAATGGCACATTAGCTTTAGATATCGCCTTAAAAGCTTTAGATATCGGCATCGGAGACGAAGTGGTCACCACTCCTCGTACTTTTTTAGCTTCAGCCTCTTCAATCGTGACCAGTGGTGCTATTCCTGTTTTTGCAGATGTTGATTTAAATAGTCAAAATATTACTGCTGATACTATTGAAACTGTATTGACTCCAAATACTAAAGCTGTGATCGTCGTTCATTTAGCGGGTATGCCTGCAGAGATGGATGCCATTATGGCTCTTAGCAAGAAGCATGGTTTCTATGTGATTGAAGATTGTGCTCAAGCTCATGGAGCCAAGTATAAAGGGCGCTCAGTGGGCAGTATTGGACATATTGGCGCTTGGTCATTTTGCCAAGATAAGATCATGACTACAGGTGGGGAAGGCGGTATGGTGACGACAAATGATAAGTCACTATGGTCGACAATGTGGTCATATAAAGATCACGGTAAAAGCTTCGATGCTGTTTACAATAGGGAACACCCAGCAGGTTTTCGATGGTTGCATGAAAGCTTTGGTACCAATTGGCGCATGACTGAAATGCAGGCTGCAGTGGGAAGAATACAATTAACTCGAATGAGTGATTGGACTGCAAAGCGTCAAGCCAATGCTAAACAATTGGATCTAGCTGTGTCTGATTTACCTATTATCCAGTGTATAAAAGTACCTGATTACATAGAGCATGCACAGTACAAGCATTACATGTTTATTAAGCCTCATCTTCTTAAAGAGGGGTGGACAAGAGATAACATAGTAGCAGCCATTAACGCGAACAACGTACCTGTATATCAAGGAAGTTGTTCTGAGGTGTATTTAGAAAAAGCATTTGATGATACAGGTTGGCGTCCTAAAATTCGATTATGTAACGCGAAAGAATTAGGTGAAACGAGCCTAATGTTTCTTGTTCATCCCACCTTAACAGCAACTGAAATTGCGTTAACTTGTCGAGTTATTCGTCAGGTATTGCAAGAGGCTTCGATTAATCATTAA